In Alkalihalobacillus sp. FSL W8-0930, a single window of DNA contains:
- the racE gene encoding glutamate racemase, with amino-acid sequence MDRPIGVIDSGLGGLTVAKELMRQLPKEEIVYVGDSKRCPYGPRPKEEVRTYTWQMIRYLQTKNIKMLVIACNTAAAVVLEEVKKTLDIPVVGVIYPGASSALKATKKEHVAVIGTSGTIKSGAYSKALTSINSSVQVESLACPPFVPLVEQGIFDGDEASQIVADTLAPLTGKGFDTLILGCTHYPLLAPLIKKWSGPSITLISSGEETAREVSGLLFHGETAYTGERVPNHTFYTTGEEELFKRLASQWLEIDVGKVETIVIDH; translated from the coding sequence ATTCAGGCCTTGGCGGATTGACGGTTGCAAAGGAACTTATGCGTCAGCTGCCTAAGGAAGAGATTGTTTATGTAGGAGATTCTAAGCGTTGTCCGTATGGTCCACGTCCAAAGGAAGAAGTGCGTACGTACACGTGGCAAATGATTCGTTACCTGCAAACAAAAAATATTAAAATGCTTGTCATTGCTTGCAACACGGCAGCAGCAGTAGTGTTAGAAGAAGTAAAGAAAACACTTGATATCCCTGTAGTAGGAGTCATTTATCCTGGTGCCTCAAGTGCCCTTAAAGCAACAAAAAAGGAACATGTTGCAGTGATTGGAACCAGTGGTACGATTAAAAGTGGTGCTTATTCAAAAGCACTAACCTCTATTAATAGTTCGGTTCAAGTAGAGAGCCTGGCCTGCCCACCTTTTGTTCCACTTGTTGAACAAGGGATTTTCGACGGAGACGAAGCAAGTCAAATTGTCGCTGACACATTGGCTCCTTTAACAGGCAAAGGCTTTGATACACTCATCTTAGGTTGTACGCATTATCCTCTTCTTGCACCACTTATTAAAAAGTGGTCTGGGCCATCCATTACGCTGATTTCATCAGGAGAAGAGACAGCGAGAGAAGTCAGTGGTCTTCTATTCCACGGGGAAACGGCTTATACAGGAGAGAGAGTGCCTAACCATACGTTTTATACAACAGGGGAAGAAGAACTGTTTAAGCGATTGGCAAGCCAATGGTTAGAAATTGACGTAGGTAAGGTTGAGACGATTGTAATTGATCACTAA